In one Nodosilinea sp. FACHB-141 genomic region, the following are encoded:
- the apcB gene encoding allophycocyanin subunit beta: MRDAVTTLIKNYDNTGRYLDSSALDSIKSYFDSGLDRIKAAAIISANAAGIVKEAGVTLFAQVPELIRPGGNAYTTRRYAACLRDMDYYLRYSSYALVAGNPDVLDERVLTGLRETYNSLGVPIAPTVIGIQLMKDLVKAKVQEAGVADPSVVDYPFDYITRSISETSI; encoded by the coding sequence ATGCGGGACGCTGTCACCACGCTAATCAAGAATTACGACAACACTGGACGCTATCTCGATAGCAGCGCCCTCGACTCTATTAAGTCCTACTTTGACAGCGGTCTCGATCGCATCAAGGCGGCGGCAATCATCAGCGCTAACGCCGCTGGCATTGTCAAAGAAGCGGGCGTTACCCTGTTTGCCCAAGTCCCTGAGCTGATTCGCCCCGGCGGCAATGCCTACACCACCCGCCGCTACGCCGCCTGCCTGCGCGATATGGACTACTACCTGCGCTACAGCAGCTATGCCCTGGTAGCTGGTAACCCCGATGTGCTCGACGAGCGAGTGCTGACCGGGTTGCGCGAAACCTACAACTCCCTGGGCGTGCCCATTGCCCCTACGGTGATCGGCATTCAGCTGATGAAGGACCTCGTGAAGGCCAAGGTGCAAGAAGCGGGCGTAGCCGATCCCTCTGTGGTCGACTATCCCTTCGACTACATCACCCGTTCGATCAGCGAGACCAGCATCTAA
- the glnA gene encoding type I glutamate--ammonia ligase, with product MATPADILKWIEDDGIELIDLKFIDMPGIWQHLTLHKSQIDESSFTDGVAFDGSSIRGWKAINESDMMMVPDPNTAWIDPFMAEPTLSMICTIKEPRTGELYARCPRAIATKAIEYLKSTGLGDTAFFGPEAEFFIFDDVRFDQNEHSAYYYVDSVEGRWNTGREEVGGNLGYKPRYKEGYFPVAPTDTSQDMRSEMLLTMAKLGVPIEKHHHEVATGGQCELGIRFGRLIEAADWLMIYKYCIKNVAKKWGKTVTFMPKPLFNDNGSGMHTHQSIWNNGEPLFAGDRYAGLSQMALWYIGGILKHAPALLALTNPTTNSYKRLVPGFEAPVNLAYSQGNRSASVRIPLSGDNPKAKRLEFRCPDATSNPYLAFAAMLCAGIDGIKNQIDPGDPLDVDIYDLSPEELAKIPSTPGSLLDALKALEADHSFLTSTGVFTEDFISNWIEYKLDNEVNPMRLRPHPYELALYYDC from the coding sequence ATGGCAACCCCAGCAGACATCCTGAAATGGATTGAGGATGACGGCATTGAGTTAATTGATCTGAAATTTATTGACATGCCGGGTATCTGGCAGCACCTCACTCTACACAAGAGCCAGATTGACGAGAGCAGTTTTACCGATGGGGTAGCTTTTGACGGCTCCAGCATTCGGGGTTGGAAGGCCATCAACGAGTCAGACATGATGATGGTGCCCGATCCCAACACCGCCTGGATCGACCCCTTCATGGCGGAGCCGACCCTGAGCATGATCTGCACCATCAAGGAGCCCCGCACCGGGGAGCTTTATGCTCGCTGCCCTCGAGCGATCGCAACCAAGGCGATCGAATACCTCAAGTCCACCGGTCTGGGCGACACCGCCTTCTTTGGCCCCGAAGCTGAGTTCTTCATCTTTGATGACGTGCGCTTCGACCAAAACGAGCACTCGGCCTACTACTACGTCGATAGCGTCGAGGGCCGCTGGAATACTGGCCGCGAAGAAGTAGGCGGCAACCTGGGCTACAAGCCCCGCTACAAAGAGGGCTACTTCCCCGTTGCCCCCACCGACACCTCCCAAGACATGCGCAGCGAAATGCTGCTGACCATGGCCAAGCTGGGCGTGCCAATCGAGAAGCACCACCACGAAGTGGCCACCGGTGGTCAGTGCGAGCTGGGCATTCGCTTTGGTCGGCTGATCGAAGCCGCTGACTGGTTGATGATCTACAAATACTGCATTAAGAACGTCGCCAAGAAGTGGGGCAAGACCGTTACCTTCATGCCCAAGCCTCTGTTTAACGACAACGGCTCTGGCATGCACACCCACCAGTCAATCTGGAACAACGGTGAGCCTCTGTTTGCGGGCGATCGCTATGCCGGCCTGAGCCAAATGGCTCTGTGGTATATCGGAGGCATTCTCAAGCACGCCCCCGCTCTGCTGGCGCTGACCAACCCCACCACCAACTCCTACAAGCGTCTGGTGCCCGGCTTTGAAGCGCCAGTGAACCTGGCCTACTCCCAGGGCAACCGCTCGGCCTCCGTGCGCATTCCCCTCTCGGGCGACAACCCCAAGGCCAAGCGCCTTGAGTTCCGCTGCCCGGACGCCACCTCGAACCCATACCTGGCGTTTGCAGCCATGCTCTGCGCCGGTATCGACGGCATCAAAAACCAGATCGACCCCGGCGACCCGCTGGATGTGGATATCTACGACCTCAGCCCCGAGGAGCTGGCGAAGATTCCGTCTACCCCCGGCTCGCTGCTGGATGCCCTCAAGGCTCTCGAAGCTGACCACAGCTTCTTGACCAGCACTGGCGTCTTCACCGAAGACTTCATCAGCAACTGGATCGAGTACAAGCTCGACAACGAAGTGAACCCCATGCGCCTGCGGCCCCACCCCTACGAACTGGCTCTCTACTACGATTGCTAG
- a CDS encoding PHB depolymerase family esterase: protein MESQRDGFIYVPTGYQPDNPVPLVLMLHGAGGDAEGALRILAGLADAYGLLLLAVESRGRTWDVILGDYGPDIAVMDRALAQTFSRYAIDPSRVAIAGFSDGASYALSVGITNGDLSTHVVAFSPGFMAPAAQRGEPHIFISHGTQDPVLPIDSCSRRIVPQLQQAHYDTRYREFNGGHTVPADISREAMTWLTAQS from the coding sequence TTGGAAAGCCAGCGAGATGGGTTCATCTATGTGCCCACAGGCTACCAGCCCGATAACCCAGTGCCTTTGGTGCTGATGCTCCACGGTGCAGGCGGCGATGCGGAAGGGGCACTCAGAATTTTGGCAGGGCTGGCCGATGCCTACGGGCTGCTACTGCTGGCTGTGGAGTCACGGGGGCGCACCTGGGATGTCATTCTTGGCGACTATGGCCCCGATATTGCTGTAATGGATCGGGCGCTGGCCCAGACCTTTAGCCGCTACGCAATAGATCCGAGCCGAGTTGCGATCGCAGGTTTTTCCGATGGGGCTTCCTATGCACTTTCGGTGGGCATTACCAACGGGGATTTATCTACCCATGTAGTCGCTTTTTCCCCTGGTTTTATGGCTCCCGCAGCCCAGCGAGGAGAACCCCATATCTTCATCTCCCACGGTACCCAAGACCCGGTGCTACCGATCGACAGTTGCAGCCGTAGAATCGTTCCGCAATTGCAGCAGGCGCACTACGACACCCGCTATCGAGAATTTAATGGCGGGCACACAGTTCCTGCTGATATTTCCCGTGAAGCGATGACTTGGTTGACTGCCCAGTCCTAA
- a CDS encoding aspartate aminotransferase family protein, whose translation MSLKTLVENSLKSLNIATNGSTTFSPAQFDADVMTTYGRFPIALTKGRGSFVWDDQGRRYLDFVAGIATCTLGHAHPAMVEAVTRQIQTLHHVSNLYYIPEQGELAHWLVEHSCCDRVFFCNSGAEANEGAIKLARKYAHTQRSIQNPLIITAQASFHGRTLATITATGQPKYQKNFDPLMPGFAYVPYNDIAALEALVAELDAETPQVAAIMLEALQGEGGVCPGDIAYFQRVRQLCDEKGILLILDEVQVGVGRTGTLWGFENLGIEPDIFTSAKGLGGGIPIGALLCKASCAVFEPGDHASTFGGNPFACKVGLTVCETLESENLLGNVKLRGEQLRFGLQRLVQQYPALLEQVRGWGLINGLVLQPDSAIKSVDIVKAAMDEGLLLVPAGPQVVRFVPPLNVSADEVQQALMAVEKAVAMLVKREHA comes from the coding sequence GTGAGCCTAAAAACCCTCGTCGAAAATTCCCTCAAGTCGCTCAATATTGCGACCAACGGCAGCACCACCTTCTCGCCGGCCCAGTTCGATGCCGACGTGATGACCACCTACGGGCGTTTCCCCATCGCGCTTACCAAGGGCCGAGGCAGTTTTGTGTGGGATGACCAGGGTCGTCGCTACCTCGATTTTGTGGCCGGTATCGCTACCTGCACCCTGGGCCATGCCCACCCAGCTATGGTCGAGGCCGTGACTCGGCAGATTCAAACGCTGCACCATGTGTCAAACCTCTACTACATTCCTGAGCAGGGGGAGCTGGCCCACTGGTTAGTGGAGCATTCGTGCTGCGATCGCGTCTTTTTCTGCAACTCCGGCGCTGAGGCCAACGAGGGGGCGATCAAGCTGGCCCGCAAGTACGCCCACACCCAGCGGAGCATCCAAAATCCGCTGATTATTACCGCCCAGGCCAGCTTCCACGGGCGCACCCTGGCCACCATCACCGCCACGGGCCAGCCCAAGTACCAAAAGAACTTTGACCCGCTCATGCCAGGGTTTGCCTACGTCCCCTATAACGACATCGCAGCCCTAGAAGCGCTAGTCGCTGAGCTGGACGCTGAAACGCCCCAGGTCGCCGCCATCATGCTGGAGGCTCTCCAAGGTGAAGGGGGCGTCTGCCCTGGGGATATCGCCTATTTCCAACGCGTCCGTCAGCTCTGCGACGAGAAAGGCATTCTGCTGATTCTCGACGAAGTGCAGGTGGGCGTCGGTCGCACTGGCACCCTTTGGGGATTTGAGAATCTGGGCATTGAGCCCGATATCTTTACCTCAGCCAAAGGACTGGGTGGTGGCATTCCCATCGGCGCGCTGCTTTGTAAGGCGTCCTGCGCAGTATTTGAGCCAGGCGACCATGCCAGCACCTTTGGCGGCAACCCCTTCGCCTGCAAGGTGGGCCTCACCGTGTGCGAGACTCTGGAATCTGAGAACCTGCTGGGCAATGTGAAACTGCGCGGTGAGCAGCTGCGGTTTGGCTTGCAACGCTTGGTGCAGCAGTACCCAGCCTTACTAGAACAGGTGCGCGGCTGGGGGCTGATCAACGGCCTGGTGCTTCAGCCCGACTCCGCCATTAAGTCAGTAGATATTGTCAAGGCCGCCATGGATGAAGGCTTACTGCTGGTGCCCGCTGGGCCGCAGGTAGTGCGCTTTGTGCCACCGCTGAACGTCAGTGCTGACGAGGTGCAGCAGGCGCTAATGGCCGTAGAAAAAGCTGTGGCCATGCTGGTTAAGCGGGAGCATGCTTAG
- a CDS encoding DUF3488 and DUF4129 domain-containing transglutaminase family protein, with product MVASRWLASSPLTRPIPHDEIEDSRLLRVLVQGLVTVGIGSVVVAAAGVTAASWWNLLAIPLSAVGATFSWQRRRDRNIAVKFFIAIGMLVALAAFFSRLLEAPGDTRIVLAELLVQLQVLHSFDLPRRKDLGYSMMIGLILLGVAATISQTLAFAPLLLLFLALAVPVLRLDYQSRLGLGPIAWGEIKLRPTLGRFLGLMGLIVGLGLLIFVFLPRLPGYQIQNFPVSSVIDTPGDFSGEDILNSAYRNEGEDGEGEGFGDGAGTIRGQGKSTGPGVVDTVSYYGFNQRMNQNLRGTMTPQVVMRVRSQAPGFWRVLAFDTYTGQGWDISRNDDTQTLKRSRFSAQTFLPMDPTLARDREVVQTYTLVSELPNLIPAMYQPKQLYFPTREVAIDAEGSLRSPVILQEGMTYTVVSRVPFRDRTLLGQAGTRYPPGIRSYYLQVPEEILEPVRAKTEELLATSPVPLANAYEKSLYLAQALKQRYTIQPELPFFGAEQDLVESFLFRTQGGYPDHFSTVLTIMLRSIDIPARLVAGFGEGEFNPFTGFHVVRNTDAYALTEVYFPQYGWFGFDPIPGHELIPPSLREYETFSTVRRVWAWLAGWLPSPLVGFVDGLVSLLSDGIAYLLRTFNVLLNLGWVGILLGIAIATAFGFIAWLAFLGLRRGWRYRQLRQLAPTERLYQQMLTWFAHQGLGKTPAETPIEYGQRLYQQTRPQPAQAANEITHAYVRWRYGGEPQNLAYLSEKLQTIRKKDSPRQRLIRR from the coding sequence ATGGTCGCGTCCCGCTGGCTGGCCTCTTCTCCCTTAACTCGGCCCATCCCTCACGATGAAATTGAAGACTCGCGGCTGCTGCGGGTGCTGGTGCAGGGGCTAGTTACCGTAGGCATTGGCTCAGTGGTGGTAGCCGCCGCTGGGGTGACTGCGGCTTCCTGGTGGAACCTGCTGGCTATACCCCTAAGCGCGGTGGGGGCAACCTTTAGCTGGCAGCGGCGACGCGATCGCAACATCGCGGTGAAATTTTTTATTGCCATCGGCATGCTGGTGGCTCTGGCGGCGTTTTTTTCTCGGCTGCTCGAAGCGCCCGGCGACACCCGCATTGTGCTAGCGGAACTGTTGGTTCAGCTGCAGGTGCTGCACAGCTTTGACCTACCCCGCCGCAAAGACCTGGGCTACTCGATGATGATTGGCCTGATCTTGCTGGGGGTGGCTGCCACCATCAGCCAGACCTTGGCCTTTGCACCGCTGCTGCTGCTGTTTTTAGCACTGGCAGTGCCGGTGCTGAGGCTCGACTACCAGTCAAGGCTGGGGCTGGGACCAATCGCCTGGGGCGAGATCAAGTTGCGACCTACCCTAGGGCGGTTTTTGGGCCTAATGGGGCTGATTGTGGGCCTGGGGCTGCTGATTTTTGTCTTTTTGCCCCGGCTGCCGGGCTACCAGATTCAGAATTTTCCGGTGAGTTCGGTGATCGACACGCCGGGGGATTTTTCGGGGGAGGATATTCTCAACTCGGCCTACCGCAATGAGGGCGAAGACGGTGAGGGTGAAGGCTTTGGCGACGGCGCTGGCACCATTCGGGGTCAGGGTAAGTCTACTGGCCCTGGGGTGGTGGATACCGTTTCCTACTACGGCTTCAACCAGCGAATGAATCAAAACCTGCGGGGCACCATGACTCCCCAGGTGGTGATGCGAGTCAGGTCGCAGGCACCGGGCTTTTGGCGAGTGCTGGCCTTTGACACCTACACCGGCCAGGGCTGGGATATCTCCCGCAATGACGATACCCAGACGCTGAAGCGATCGCGGTTTTCGGCCCAAACCTTTTTGCCCATGGACCCGACCTTGGCCCGCGATCGGGAGGTAGTGCAGACTTACACCCTCGTCAGCGAGTTGCCCAACCTAATTCCGGCGATGTATCAGCCTAAACAACTCTACTTCCCAACTCGAGAGGTGGCCATCGACGCTGAAGGCAGTCTCAGGTCGCCCGTGATCTTGCAGGAAGGCATGACCTATACGGTGGTGTCGCGGGTGCCCTTTCGCGATCGCACCCTGCTGGGGCAGGCGGGTACCCGCTATCCCCCCGGCATTCGTTCCTACTACCTCCAGGTGCCCGAGGAAATTCTGGAGCCTGTGAGAGCCAAAACCGAGGAGCTGCTCGCCACCTCCCCGGTGCCCCTAGCCAATGCCTACGAAAAATCCCTCTACTTGGCCCAGGCTCTCAAGCAGCGCTACACCATTCAGCCCGAGCTGCCATTCTTCGGTGCCGAGCAAGACCTCGTTGAAAGTTTCTTGTTTCGGACTCAGGGCGGCTACCCCGACCACTTCTCCACCGTGCTGACCATCATGCTGCGCTCCATCGACATCCCAGCGCGACTGGTGGCGGGGTTTGGGGAGGGCGAGTTTAACCCCTTCACCGGGTTCCACGTGGTGCGCAATACCGATGCCTATGCCCTCACCGAAGTTTATTTTCCCCAGTACGGTTGGTTTGGCTTCGACCCTATCCCGGGCCATGAGCTGATTCCGCCTAGCCTTAGAGAGTACGAAACCTTCAGCACAGTGCGGCGAGTTTGGGCTTGGCTGGCTGGCTGGCTGCCCTCTCCCTTAGTGGGCTTTGTCGATGGCTTGGTCAGCTTGCTTAGCGATGGGATCGCGTATCTATTACGCACCTTCAATGTGCTGCTAAATCTAGGCTGGGTAGGCATTTTGCTGGGCATTGCGATCGCCACCGCCTTTGGATTCATCGCTTGGCTAGCCTTCTTAGGGTTGCGTCGAGGCTGGCGCTACCGACAACTGCGCCAGCTCGCCCCCACTGAGCGGCTATATCAACAAATGCTGACCTGGTTTGCCCACCAGGGCCTCGGCAAAACCCCTGCCGAAACCCCCATCGAGTATGGCCAGCGCCTCTACCAGCAAACTCGGCCTCAGCCCGCCCAGGCCGCTAACGAAATCACCCACGCCTACGTCCGCTGGCGCTACGGCGGTGAACCCCAAAATCTCGCCTACCTGAGCGAAAAATTGCAGACTATCCGCAAAAAGGATAGCCCCCGCCAGCGACTCATTCGTCGCTAA
- the hetZ gene encoding heterocyst differentiation protein HetZ, translating into MDSLSQLFYQDLKNGTGAPEAGCQAMAQRLANEVQRICNESDRIQSSGDVEAWAKSLGKHRLDQCFKYYNLGSRQGRVELHSTLSAIVYRYITPPQVQTSYPARLALIEDFLQGFYVEALNAFRRENQLGDRYQPRTLLELAEFMAFSERYGKRRIPLPGRRSQQLIILRAQTFSKQQPPEVAIDIEQATDYGGDGDDVRPAASHQRVREEMIAQADDLPENSLRGRVVEELLAYLKERNQDECADYFTLRLLDLPTHEIEALLGLTPRQRDYLQQRFKYHLLRFALSHHWELVHEWLEAGLETNLGLTAQQWQQLQDSLNAKQARLLSLKQQGIPDGEAAKILGITATQFQKQWTKLLEQAWEIRNV; encoded by the coding sequence GTGGATTCGCTTAGCCAGCTTTTCTACCAAGATTTAAAGAACGGTACTGGTGCCCCAGAGGCGGGGTGCCAGGCAATGGCTCAGCGATTGGCCAATGAAGTCCAGCGCATCTGTAACGAGAGCGATCGCATTCAGTCATCGGGCGATGTTGAGGCCTGGGCCAAATCGCTGGGCAAACACCGTCTAGATCAGTGTTTCAAATATTACAACCTGGGGTCGCGCCAGGGCCGCGTTGAGCTGCACAGCACTCTTAGCGCTATCGTGTACCGTTACATTACGCCGCCCCAGGTGCAGACCAGCTACCCAGCCCGGCTGGCGCTGATCGAAGATTTTTTGCAGGGGTTCTACGTCGAAGCGCTCAACGCCTTTCGGCGGGAGAATCAGCTGGGCGATCGCTATCAGCCCCGCACTCTGCTTGAGCTAGCTGAGTTCATGGCCTTTTCTGAGCGCTACGGCAAGCGGCGCATTCCGCTGCCCGGCCGGCGCAGCCAGCAGCTGATCATCCTACGCGCCCAGACCTTCTCTAAACAACAGCCCCCCGAAGTCGCCATCGACATCGAGCAGGCCACCGACTACGGCGGCGACGGCGACGACGTTCGCCCCGCCGCCTCCCACCAGCGGGTGCGCGAAGAGATGATTGCCCAGGCCGACGATCTGCCCGAAAATTCCCTGCGGGGGCGGGTAGTCGAAGAGCTGCTGGCCTATCTTAAAGAGCGCAACCAGGATGAGTGTGCCGACTACTTTACCCTCAGGCTGCTCGACCTGCCCACCCACGAAATTGAGGCTCTCCTAGGGCTGACCCCCCGCCAGCGCGATTACCTTCAGCAGCGGTTCAAGTACCACCTGCTGCGCTTTGCCCTGTCCCATCACTGGGAATTGGTGCATGAATGGTTAGAGGCCGGCCTAGAAACTAACCTGGGCCTAACCGCCCAGCAGTGGCAACAGCTGCAAGACAGCCTCAATGCTAAGCAAGCCAGACTGCTCTCCCTCAAACAGCAGGGCATACCCGATGGCGAAGCCGCTAAAATCTTGGGCATAACCGCTACCCAATTTCAAAAACAGTGGACTAAGCTCCTAGAGCAAGCCTGGGAGATTCGTAACGTTTAA
- a CDS encoding AI-2E family transporter — MIFSQWLSLVLLGVCLYIFWQIRNVLLLALTAITFAVVLNRAVRLLQKRIPDRRIAVLILTSAVLLVMGGFGIIIVPPFVDQLQDLIGLAGQVVDRSQSWIIALGNILPGFAIEDLQSLEAILGQLQALDLNIIFGRFFLWFSNTLTVVFNLLLVSVVIIMVLLNPMAYRRLFLRVFPSSRKQQIGRVLDGCEEAIAGWFIGILFNMTIIAMLSMIGLWILGIPLAFANGLLAGLLAFIPNLGPFISVIPPAAIALLEAPWKAIAVVVLYIVIQQIESNILTPLVMKKQVSLLPAITLLSQVAFAAFFGFLGLLLALPLTLIIQQWLDEFWIKGFLDQH; from the coding sequence GTGATTTTTAGCCAGTGGTTAAGCTTAGTACTTTTAGGAGTCTGTCTTTATATTTTTTGGCAGATTCGCAACGTACTGTTGCTAGCATTGACAGCAATCACCTTTGCCGTAGTGCTCAACCGCGCAGTCAGACTCCTGCAAAAACGAATTCCCGATCGCAGAATAGCCGTTCTTATTTTAACCAGCGCTGTTCTATTAGTCATGGGAGGGTTTGGGATAATTATTGTTCCTCCCTTTGTTGACCAGCTCCAAGATTTGATAGGTCTTGCCGGTCAAGTTGTTGATCGATCGCAGTCTTGGATTATAGCTTTAGGCAATATTTTGCCGGGGTTTGCCATTGAAGATCTCCAAAGCCTCGAAGCTATCCTGGGTCAGCTTCAGGCATTAGATCTAAACATCATATTTGGCCGTTTCTTTTTATGGTTTTCCAACACCCTAACCGTTGTTTTCAACCTGCTGTTGGTGTCGGTTGTCATCATCATGGTGCTGCTGAATCCAATGGCCTACCGAAGACTCTTTCTCAGGGTCTTTCCATCGTCTAGAAAACAACAGATAGGTCGAGTGCTGGACGGCTGCGAAGAGGCGATCGCGGGCTGGTTCATTGGCATCCTTTTCAACATGACAATCATCGCTATGTTGAGCATGATTGGCCTCTGGATTCTGGGTATTCCCCTAGCCTTCGCCAACGGGTTACTGGCAGGGCTGCTTGCATTTATCCCTAACCTTGGCCCCTTTATCAGTGTGATTCCGCCTGCTGCGATCGCCCTGCTCGAAGCTCCCTGGAAAGCGATCGCAGTAGTCGTCCTCTATATCGTGATTCAGCAGATTGAGAGTAATATTTTGACTCCGCTGGTCATGAAGAAGCAGGTCTCCCTGCTGCCAGCAATAACCCTACTGTCTCAAGTTGCTTTTGCCGCATTCTTCGGCTTTTTAGGTCTGCTGTTAGCCCTGCCGCTAACGCTAATTATTCAACAGTGGCTGGACGAGTTTTGGATAAAAGGCTTTCTAGACCAGCATTAG
- a CDS encoding YqaE/Pmp3 family membrane protein — protein MDILRLIAAIFLPPLGVFLQEGIGTQFWINILLTLLGYIPGIIHAVWIIVKR, from the coding sequence ATGGATATCTTGAGGCTTATAGCAGCCATTTTTCTGCCGCCCCTTGGAGTTTTTCTTCAGGAAGGGATCGGCACTCAGTTTTGGATCAACATTTTGCTTACGCTTTTGGGGTATATTCCCGGTATTATTCATGCCGTCTGGATTATCGTGAAGCGATAG
- a CDS encoding DUF1206 domain-containing protein: MNFQELTPQGQQPEKWIERLARFGYAAKGIVYMIVGLLAVMAAFDWGGRITGTEGAFQAIASQPFGKLMLFIVAIGLLGYVLWQFVQAIKDPEHQDSGAAAIGRRLGYAASGLIYSGLAFSALKLVFGRSSGGGSGSEQQTATLLSQPFGRWLVAAVGVASVAYGFYSFYRAYSTEFRRKLKLSEMSANTEKWITRIGRFGYAAKGVVAVIIGYFFIQAARAADASQAGTTEGALQAIQKQPHGAWLMGIVALGLVAYGIHLEVQARYRRISP; this comes from the coding sequence ATGAATTTTCAAGAATTAACCCCGCAAGGACAGCAGCCTGAAAAGTGGATTGAACGCCTAGCGCGATTTGGCTATGCGGCTAAAGGCATTGTCTATATGATTGTCGGGTTACTAGCTGTCATGGCTGCCTTTGATTGGGGTGGAAGAATAACCGGCACCGAGGGCGCTTTTCAGGCGATCGCATCTCAACCCTTTGGCAAGCTGATGCTGTTCATAGTAGCCATAGGGCTCTTGGGATACGTTCTCTGGCAGTTTGTGCAAGCGATTAAAGATCCAGAACACCAGGACAGCGGGGCAGCAGCCATTGGCAGACGCCTCGGCTATGCGGCTAGCGGGCTAATCTACAGCGGCTTGGCTTTCTCTGCTCTAAAGCTAGTCTTTGGCCGTTCTTCGGGCGGCGGTTCTGGCAGTGAACAGCAAACGGCCACATTGCTCTCGCAACCCTTTGGTCGGTGGTTGGTAGCCGCTGTTGGTGTAGCCAGTGTAGCCTACGGGTTTTATTCGTTTTATCGGGCTTATTCCACCGAGTTTCGCCGCAAGCTTAAGCTGTCTGAAATGAGCGCTAATACTGAGAAGTGGATCACTCGTATTGGCCGATTTGGCTATGCTGCCAAGGGAGTTGTCGCTGTGATTATCGGCTACTTCTTTATTCAAGCGGCCCGTGCGGCCGATGCCAGCCAAGCTGGCACTACTGAAGGTGCTTTGCAGGCCATTCAGAAGCAGCCCCACGGAGCCTGGCTGATGGGGATTGTTGCCCTTGGCCTGGTTGCCTACGGCATTCATCTTGAGGTGCAGGCTCGCTACCGCCGCATTTCCCCTTAG
- a CDS encoding phosphatase PAP2 family protein codes for MARWVTAQTFRQGWYQFWQDCRKVPQVVWRRWAGTLAIGLGLCALVTLTLTVWAKGHVDQGLQDWDVRLLPVLAEGLPLSFSKAITWESPGNLIGMLPIVGGFIGVMVARSRPLLVATMMAAYGLQFALVWIGWGYWNRDRPDLIVGGIAAPGLHSFPSGHAVVVITVYGLLAYLWCQASRSWVERLLIILGVTGWIGMIVSSRLVLGAHWPSDVIMGAIVGLLWLTTVIVAVKRVEDAI; via the coding sequence ATGGCACGTTGGGTAACGGCTCAGACTTTCAGACAGGGTTGGTATCAGTTTTGGCAAGACTGCCGCAAAGTGCCCCAAGTGGTGTGGCGGCGATGGGCAGGCACGCTGGCAATCGGTCTGGGGCTGTGTGCGTTGGTCACTTTAACGCTTACTGTGTGGGCTAAGGGGCATGTTGACCAAGGCCTACAGGATTGGGATGTGCGGCTGTTGCCGGTGCTAGCTGAGGGTTTGCCGCTGAGTTTTTCGAAAGCGATCACGTGGGAATCGCCGGGTAACTTGATCGGTATGCTGCCCATCGTGGGGGGATTTATAGGAGTGATGGTGGCGCGATCGCGCCCTCTGCTAGTCGCCACCATGATGGCCGCCTACGGGCTGCAATTTGCCCTGGTGTGGATTGGCTGGGGTTATTGGAACCGAGATCGGCCCGATTTGATCGTTGGTGGCATCGCGGCTCCAGGGCTGCATTCGTTTCCGTCGGGGCACGCGGTGGTGGTGATTACGGTCTATGGGCTGCTGGCCTATCTGTGGTGCCAGGCCTCTCGCAGCTGGGTGGAAAGGCTGCTGATTATCTTGGGCGTAACGGGTTGGATTGGCATGATTGTCAGCTCACGCCTGGTATTGGGAGCCCACTGGCCCAGCGATGTGATCATGGGTGCGATCGTTGGGTTGCTGTGGCTGACGACGGTGATTGTTGCCGTGAAACGAGTGGAAGACGCGATTTAG